The following proteins are encoded in a genomic region of Armatimonadota bacterium:
- the pyrR gene encoding bifunctional pyr operon transcriptional regulator/uracil phosphoribosyltransferase PyrR has product MPAHESNETVVMDAEDVRRAITRIAHEILERNKGGKQLAVVGILKRGAPVGKRLAFQLSQIEGCAIPNGSIDVSAFRDDVKRSLTPVGRNQSDITFDLTGRSLILVDEVIYTGRTVRAAMDAVMTLGRPANVQLAVLIDRGHRELPIRPDYVGKNLPTGRNDFVLVKMAELEGEDRVIVVKSRPGSER; this is encoded by the coding sequence ATGCCCGCTCACGAATCCAACGAAACCGTCGTCATGGATGCCGAGGATGTTCGACGCGCTATCACCCGGATCGCGCACGAGATTTTGGAGCGAAACAAGGGCGGCAAGCAGCTAGCGGTCGTGGGCATTCTAAAGCGAGGAGCTCCTGTAGGCAAGCGATTGGCCTTTCAGCTTTCGCAGATTGAGGGTTGCGCGATACCGAACGGTTCGATCGATGTCTCTGCCTTTCGGGACGACGTAAAGCGGTCGCTGACGCCTGTCGGTCGCAATCAGAGCGACATCACGTTCGACTTGACCGGTCGAAGCCTTATCTTGGTGGACGAGGTGATTTACACCGGTCGCACGGTGCGCGCGGCGATGGATGCGGTGATGACGCTTGGGCGTCCCGCCAACGTACAATTGGCCGTTCTGATCGATCGCGGTCATAGAGAACTGCCGATAAGGCCCGATTATGTAGGCAAGAACTTGCCGACGGGGAGAAACGACTTTGTGCTGGTGAAGATGGCTGAGTTGGAGGGCGAGGATCGCGTGATCGTCGTCAAGAGCCGACCAGGATCGGAGCGCTGA
- a CDS encoding PD40 domain-containing protein produces the protein MFRANEPNLRNIRQLTFGGENAEAYFSADGRRIIFQSTRPPFDADQMFTMNADGSHVNLVSTGKGRCTCGFFSPDGKKIIYSSTDWKDPKPPPPADRSQGYVWPLHPYRLFMANADGSNREALSDGDAYCAEASFSPDGKKILLTSNRDGDLDLWEIELRTKKWTKLTDQQGYDGGAFYSWDGKKIVYRAYHPRNPTEIEEYKSLLAKNLVRPSQMELWIMDSDGRNRRQITQLGGANFAPFMRPGNRQIIFSSNHTNPRGREFDLFMINVDGSGLSQVTTTPDFDGFPMFSKNGRKLLFSSNRNAKTPGETNVFIADWVDVKR, from the coding sequence ATGTTCCGAGCCAACGAGCCTAATCTTCGCAATATCCGGCAACTGACCTTTGGCGGCGAAAACGCCGAGGCTTACTTTTCGGCGGACGGACGCCGAATCATCTTTCAGTCGACCCGCCCGCCCTTCGATGCCGACCAGATGTTTACGATGAACGCCGATGGAAGCCATGTAAACCTGGTATCGACCGGCAAAGGGCGATGCACGTGCGGCTTTTTCTCGCCGGACGGCAAGAAGATCATCTATAGCAGCACGGATTGGAAAGACCCAAAACCGCCGCCGCCGGCCGATCGGTCTCAGGGCTATGTCTGGCCGTTGCATCCCTATCGCCTGTTTATGGCCAATGCGGACGGAAGCAACCGAGAGGCTTTGTCCGACGGCGATGCCTATTGTGCCGAGGCGTCGTTTTCTCCCGACGGCAAGAAGATTCTGCTGACCTCCAACCGCGACGGCGATTTGGATTTGTGGGAGATCGAACTGCGGACCAAGAAGTGGACGAAGCTGACCGATCAGCAGGGCTACGATGGCGGCGCGTTTTACAGCTGGGACGGCAAGAAGATCGTCTATCGCGCCTATCATCCTCGGAACCCAACGGAGATCGAGGAGTATAAGAGTCTGTTGGCCAAGAACCTGGTGCGGCCTAGTCAGATGGAGCTTTGGATCATGGATTCGGATGGACGGAACCGGCGGCAGATCACGCAGTTGGGCGGCGCGAACTTTGCGCCTTTCATGCGTCCGGGCAATCGCCAGATCATCTTTTCTAGCAACCACACAAACCCGCGGGGCCGAGAGTTCGATCTTTTCATGATCAATGTCGATGGTTCGGGTTTGAGCCAGGTTACAACGACGCCCGACTTTGACGGTTTTCCGATGTTCTCTAAGAATGGACGAAAGCTGCTGTTCTCGTCCAATCGCAATGCCAAGACCCCGGGAGAGACGAACGTGTTTATCGCCGATTGGGTCGATGTGAAGAGGTAA
- a CDS encoding NADH-quinone oxidoreductase subunit D, which produces MPGTSEGFYHLEEAAALETACCGTACFVARHRDLKIWHKGEASKVHCLGKCYAAPASAQTASEPAIYTLCDDPIVTPALLNPAQSLQPFDLSPEQIIGEVEASQLRGRGGAGFPTGRKMRLVRDAPTSVKYVVANADEGDSGAYIDRTIMERDPFGFIDGLILAMRAVGATKGFVYLRAEYPQCQTPLQSAIDSQSDFQIEIVMGKGSYICGEETAMLNSIEGKRPEVRVRPPFPGQYGLWGAPTLVNNVETLYNLPWIAQHGGEAYAQRGLNKSRGTKLLSLNSLFGKPGLYEVEFGAPVSKIIASAGGVPNLKGALIGGPLAGVVHPDELETPLGFEELAAIGASVGHGGMIAFDDRTSIRDLALHIMRFGADESCGKCLPCHLGAPAAARELANGASRARLMELAEALKQASLCGHGGGLGDFLLSVLHKYPEEFAA; this is translated from the coding sequence ATGCCAGGCACAAGCGAAGGATTCTATCATCTTGAAGAGGCAGCGGCGCTGGAAACCGCCTGTTGCGGCACGGCCTGCTTTGTCGCCAGACATCGCGATCTTAAGATTTGGCACAAAGGCGAAGCCTCCAAAGTCCATTGCCTCGGCAAGTGCTATGCGGCTCCTGCATCCGCCCAAACTGCATCAGAGCCTGCGATCTACACGCTTTGCGACGACCCGATTGTGACCCCTGCGCTTCTAAACCCCGCCCAATCGCTTCAACCGTTCGACCTGTCTCCTGAGCAGATAATTGGCGAGGTCGAAGCCTCCCAACTGCGCGGCAGAGGCGGCGCGGGCTTCCCGACAGGGCGCAAAATGAGGCTCGTCCGAGACGCTCCGACGTCCGTCAAATACGTGGTCGCCAATGCCGACGAAGGCGACTCCGGCGCCTACATCGACCGAACGATTATGGAGCGCGACCCTTTCGGCTTCATCGACGGCCTGATCCTCGCCATGCGCGCTGTCGGAGCGACCAAAGGCTTCGTCTATCTTCGCGCCGAATATCCCCAGTGCCAAACTCCCCTGCAATCAGCGATCGACAGCCAATCGGACTTCCAAATCGAGATCGTAATGGGCAAAGGCAGCTACATCTGTGGCGAAGAAACCGCCATGCTCAACTCCATCGAAGGCAAACGACCGGAAGTCCGAGTCCGCCCGCCCTTCCCCGGTCAATACGGGCTTTGGGGCGCGCCGACCCTGGTCAACAACGTCGAGACGCTCTATAACCTGCCCTGGATCGCGCAGCATGGCGGCGAGGCCTATGCCCAGAGAGGGCTCAACAAAAGCCGCGGAACCAAGCTCCTCTCGCTCAACTCGCTCTTTGGCAAGCCGGGCCTCTACGAAGTCGAGTTCGGCGCACCCGTATCCAAGATCATCGCTTCTGCGGGCGGCGTCCCTAATCTTAAAGGCGCGCTGATCGGCGGACCGCTTGCAGGCGTCGTTCATCCGGACGAACTGGAAACGCCGCTTGGATTTGAGGAACTCGCCGCTATCGGCGCATCGGTCGGCCACGGAGGCATGATCGCGTTCGACGATAGGACCTCCATACGAGACCTTGCGCTCCACATAATGCGGTTCGGCGCGGACGAGTCGTGCGGCAAGTGCCTTCCGTGCCATTTAGGCGCCCCTGCCGCCGCTAGGGAGCTCGCCAACGGTGCAAGCCGCGCTCGCCTCATGGAACTGGCCGAAGCGCTCAAACAGGCCAGCCTTTGCGGGCACGGCGGCGGACTGGGCGACTTTTTGCTCTCCGTGCTGCACAAATACCCAGAGGAATTCGCCGCATGA
- a CDS encoding histidine--tRNA ligase encodes MKGRYQAPKGARDILPSESHKWRFVEDAFRAVCRDYGYREIRTPVFEHSDLFTRSLGDTADIVTKETYTFEDRSGRSLTLRPEGTAPIARAYLEHSLGAESDCLKLFYAISIFRYERPQKGRQRQAHQLGLEVIGPESPTADAEIIALTMDFFKRLGLPDDALSLQINSVGDATCRPAYRQALLEYARSKENLLCGLCLDRMEKNPLRLLDCKNPACQEAMADAPAIDPFLCDQCRAKFDEVQARLNDLGVAYRRNHRLVRGLDYYTNTAFEVLGGALGAQNALCGGGRYDGLIEELGGPATPAVGVAIGIERLLIMIEELGVSVSEEPRPDLFIIHMGAAAKAKGFEIASSLRRKGLAVEFDHNDRSLKAQMRLADKSKARFAAILGDDELAAGAITLKNLDANEQESVALAELARRLQR; translated from the coding sequence ATGAAGGGACGCTATCAGGCGCCCAAGGGCGCGCGTGACATTCTGCCGTCGGAGAGCCACAAATGGCGGTTTGTGGAGGATGCCTTCCGCGCCGTCTGCCGGGATTACGGCTATCGCGAGATTCGGACTCCGGTTTTCGAGCACAGCGATCTCTTTACCAGAAGCTTGGGCGATACGGCGGACATCGTCACGAAAGAGACGTACACGTTTGAGGATCGAAGCGGCCGGTCGCTGACCCTGCGCCCCGAGGGCACCGCGCCGATCGCGCGGGCCTATTTGGAACACAGCCTTGGCGCAGAGTCGGACTGTCTGAAGCTTTTCTACGCGATCAGCATCTTTCGGTACGAGCGGCCTCAAAAAGGGCGACAGCGCCAGGCGCACCAACTGGGCCTGGAGGTGATTGGACCGGAGAGTCCGACGGCCGATGCCGAGATCATCGCGCTGACGATGGACTTTTTCAAGCGTCTTGGTCTGCCCGACGATGCGTTGAGCTTGCAGATCAACAGCGTTGGGGATGCAACGTGCAGACCGGCCTACCGACAGGCGCTGTTGGAATATGCGCGGTCGAAGGAAAATCTGCTGTGCGGTCTTTGCTTGGACCGGATGGAGAAGAATCCTTTGCGTCTGTTGGATTGCAAGAACCCGGCTTGTCAAGAGGCAATGGCCGATGCGCCCGCGATCGATCCCTTTCTTTGCGACCAATGCCGAGCGAAGTTTGACGAGGTTCAGGCTCGTTTGAACGATCTGGGCGTCGCTTATCGGCGCAATCATCGTTTGGTGCGAGGCTTGGATTACTATACGAATACGGCTTTCGAGGTGTTGGGCGGGGCATTGGGCGCTCAGAATGCGCTTTGCGGCGGCGGTCGATATGACGGTCTGATTGAAGAGTTGGGCGGTCCTGCAACTCCGGCGGTCGGGGTTGCGATCGGGATTGAGCGGCTGCTGATTATGATAGAAGAGTTGGGAGTCTCGGTATCAGAAGAGCCTCGACCAGATCTGTTCATCATCCACATGGGCGCCGCGGCCAAGGCAAAGGGGTTTGAGATCGCCTCGTCGCTGAGACGAAAGGGCCTGGCGGTCGAGTTCGACCATAACGATCGGAGCTTAAAGGCCCAGATGCGTTTGGCGGACAAGTCAAAGGCTCGATTCGCGGCCATTCTCGGCGATGACGAGTTGGCTGCGGGCGCCATAACCCTCAAAAATCTTGACGCAAACGAGCAAGAAAGCGTCGCCCTGGCAGAACTCGCCCGACGATTGCAAAGGTAA
- a CDS encoding aspartate carbamoyltransferase catalytic subunit yields MPSLVSIADCPVETIIERAEHWEKNTQNPDPALKDQTVCLLFYEPSTRTRVAFEHAAHKLKMRPIAIASDSSSIQKGESLKDTILTLCAEGMDLIVLRHHQAGAAAEAAGFASVPVINAGDGGNEHPTQALLDLMTIMKHKGRVDGLKVAIVGDVRHSRVARSNFLCLLPRGARVVACAPESMLPDAAPEGLEITTSLAKALDGADVVMALRIQTERQDREAIDLAEYVQSYQIRAQSLAWAKPDAILMHPGPMNRGVELTDEVADGPRSVIVEQVRNGLFIRIAATEYALGRY; encoded by the coding sequence ATGCCGAGCCTGGTTTCCATCGCGGATTGCCCGGTCGAGACGATTATCGAGCGGGCAGAGCATTGGGAGAAGAACACGCAGAATCCCGATCCTGCATTGAAGGATCAGACGGTCTGCCTGCTTTTCTACGAACCCAGTACCCGCACGAGGGTCGCCTTTGAACATGCGGCGCATAAGCTCAAGATGCGTCCGATCGCCATCGCGAGCGATTCCAGCAGCATTCAGAAGGGCGAATCGCTGAAGGACACGATCCTGACCCTTTGCGCCGAGGGCATGGATCTGATCGTGCTGAGGCACCATCAAGCGGGCGCCGCCGCCGAGGCGGCCGGTTTTGCGAGCGTGCCGGTGATCAATGCCGGCGACGGCGGAAACGAGCATCCGACACAGGCGCTGCTCGATTTGATGACAATAATGAAGCACAAAGGCAGGGTAGACGGCTTGAAGGTGGCGATTGTGGGGGATGTTCGGCATAGTCGGGTCGCTCGGTCGAACTTTCTTTGTTTGTTGCCTAGGGGAGCGCGCGTGGTTGCTTGCGCGCCGGAGTCGATGCTGCCGGACGCCGCGCCCGAGGGCCTGGAGATTACGACCAGTCTGGCCAAAGCGTTGGACGGCGCAGACGTCGTCATGGCGCTGAGAATCCAAACCGAGCGGCAGGACAGGGAAGCGATCGATTTGGCCGAATATGTGCAGAGCTACCAAATCCGCGCTCAGTCGCTCGCTTGGGCAAAGCCCGATGCGATTTTGATGCATCCTGGGCCGATGAACCGGGGCGTCGAGCTGACGGACGAGGTTGCGGACGGTCCAAGGTCGGTCATCGTCGAGCAGGTTCGCAATGGGCTTTTTATACGGATTGCAGCGACCGAATACGCTCTTGGTCGCTATTAG
- the tnpA gene encoding IS200/IS605 family transposase, whose translation MKTDADAPRLESEVGRSPYAKSRTSGSCVYRIYYSFIFYARGRKPILTDPLSSRLREFVGNICEKYEYELISFNQKDNQVIVILGAKPVNNPSDIVGNLKRGVAHLAFEAFPELESQLGKRSLWAEGYLVDTINWRQLEGIVAARGGGEPTTKSPLKNAQVEALVDKLPLPHREVVGLLYGLKGEKPRTHEQVALALGMTHEEVVNAERAGLAKLKAWAKNGPVHD comes from the coding sequence ATGAAGACAGACGCTGATGCGCCTCGATTGGAATCGGAGGTCGGACGATCTCCGTATGCCAAATCGCGCACGTCCGGCTCGTGCGTCTACCGAATTTACTACTCCTTCATTTTCTATGCTCGCGGTCGCAAGCCCATCCTCACCGATCCGCTTTCCTCTCGACTTAGGGAGTTCGTCGGCAACATCTGCGAGAAGTACGAGTACGAGCTGATCTCCTTCAATCAAAAGGATAACCAGGTTATTGTGATCTTGGGGGCAAAGCCGGTCAACAATCCGTCCGACATCGTCGGAAACCTCAAGCGGGGCGTCGCGCATTTGGCTTTCGAGGCTTTTCCCGAGCTTGAAAGTCAGCTGGGCAAGCGAAGTCTCTGGGCCGAAGGCTATCTGGTCGACACCATCAATTGGCGGCAATTAGAAGGCATCGTCGCCGCACGGGGCGGGGGCGAGCCAACGACCAAGTCGCCGCTGAAGAACGCGCAGGTCGAGGCATTGGTCGATAAGCTTCCATTGCCTCATCGAGAGGTCGTCGGTCTGCTTTATGGGCTGAAAGGCGAGAAGCCGCGCACGCACGAACAGGTTGCGTTGGCGCTCGGGATGACCCACGAAGAAGTCGTCAACGCCGAGCGGGCTGGATTGGCCAAGTTGAAGGCTTGGGCAAAGAACGGACCCGTCCACGATTGA
- a CDS encoding vitamin K epoxide reductase family protein: protein MSQIARNLLIVTFAALGVFISGNLWLSHAKIIQLPCGGGGCSMVSASIYSEWAGIPTAALGLVYFAVLAAIGLSRAQYPESWLSHRMFLKIASLMGFAGFAFFTYIQFAVLKVPSPCWWCLSAAVTNLVATLLAWTERGSPPAIERHKTARLGAALLSAALVLAAGSGYTYTQYVRQFKSTTRTLDPERVRLLTERGWIKGNPNAELTVIEFSDFQCPSCQGAFNYVENDLLGAFPSKIKFVFRHFPLVDLHKLAWPMATLSEEAGRKGKFWEIHKHIYENQISLTDLDKVLDIAPSYGLDREEIKKAIGEDRHFQNIYQDHQEGAKLGVDSTPYFFVLFRGKEYVAPGIPAFKRVMEKPEIREYLISP, encoded by the coding sequence ATGAGTCAGATTGCTCGAAATCTTTTGATCGTTACCTTTGCCGCTCTGGGAGTCTTCATCAGCGGCAATCTTTGGCTGTCGCACGCCAAGATTATTCAGTTGCCTTGCGGAGGCGGCGGGTGCAGCATGGTGTCGGCGTCCATCTATAGCGAATGGGCCGGCATTCCGACCGCGGCGCTGGGTCTGGTCTACTTTGCGGTGTTGGCCGCGATCGGTCTCAGCCGCGCTCAATATCCCGAGAGTTGGCTGTCGCATAGGATGTTCCTGAAGATCGCTTCGTTAATGGGCTTTGCAGGCTTCGCTTTCTTTACTTACATTCAGTTTGCGGTGTTGAAGGTGCCGTCGCCTTGCTGGTGGTGCCTGAGCGCGGCGGTTACCAATCTGGTCGCTACGTTGCTCGCCTGGACCGAGCGCGGATCGCCGCCCGCTATCGAGCGGCACAAGACGGCCCGTTTAGGCGCAGCGCTCCTGTCGGCGGCTCTGGTTTTGGCCGCTGGATCGGGCTACACCTACACACAGTACGTCCGACAGTTCAAGTCGACCACCCGCACACTGGACCCGGAGCGGGTTCGTCTGTTGACCGAGCGCGGCTGGATCAAGGGCAACCCGAACGCCGAGTTGACCGTGATCGAGTTTAGCGACTTCCAATGCCCCTCTTGCCAAGGCGCGTTCAACTATGTAGAGAACGACCTGTTGGGCGCTTTTCCAAGCAAGATCAAGTTCGTTTTTCGCCATTTTCCGCTCGTCGATCTGCATAAATTGGCCTGGCCGATGGCGACGCTGAGCGAGGAGGCCGGTCGAAAAGGCAAGTTTTGGGAGATTCACAAGCACATCTATGAGAATCAGATCAGTCTGACCGATTTGGACAAGGTACTGGACATTGCGCCTTCTTACGGACTGGACCGAGAGGAGATCAAGAAAGCCATCGGAGAGGATCGGCATTTCCAGAATATCTATCAGGATCACCAAGAAGGCGCAAAGTTAGGAGTCGATTCGACGCCCTACTTCTTTGTGCTGTTTCGAGGCAAGGAGTACGTTGCGCCCGGCATTCCTGCGTTCAAGCGCGTGATGGAGAAGCCTGAGATTAGGGAGTACTTGATCAGTCCATGA
- a CDS encoding ABC transporter substrate-binding protein codes for MKPQRIVSLTPSNTEILFALGVGGRMVGVTEFCDYPPETKKIAKIGDSKTRVETVVALKPDLVVAHTFLNAQAIQALKRLKLNVLHGDAKTIGELRQFIKKVATAVGASAQAIDQQFEASIASAKRNRPKTPPACLFALGADPIWAAAKDCYAHELIELAGGRNVLAKTAGQFVSVNMERIVSAKPQVILTTTGGAKSIRGDRRWRNVPAVVNRRVHAVDADVFTRAGPRIALALSLASRIISRG; via the coding sequence ATGAAGCCGCAACGCATCGTCTCGCTGACGCCGAGCAACACGGAGATTCTGTTCGCCCTTGGCGTTGGCGGGCGCATGGTAGGCGTTACCGAGTTTTGCGACTACCCGCCCGAGACTAAGAAGATCGCCAAGATCGGCGATAGCAAGACCCGGGTCGAGACCGTCGTCGCGCTCAAGCCGGACTTGGTCGTCGCCCACACGTTTCTGAATGCTCAAGCAATCCAGGCGCTCAAGAGGCTTAAGCTGAACGTTTTGCACGGCGATGCCAAAACGATCGGCGAACTTCGACAGTTCATCAAGAAGGTTGCAACGGCGGTCGGCGCCTCGGCTCAGGCGATCGACCAGCAATTCGAAGCAAGCATTGCGTCCGCCAAGCGCAATCGTCCCAAGACGCCCCCAGCGTGTCTGTTCGCACTGGGAGCCGATCCCATCTGGGCTGCAGCGAAGGATTGTTATGCGCACGAACTGATCGAATTGGCCGGCGGTCGAAACGTGCTGGCCAAGACCGCTGGGCAGTTTGTGTCGGTCAATATGGAGCGGATCGTGAGCGCAAAGCCTCAGGTCATCCTGACGACGACAGGAGGCGCAAAATCGATCCGAGGCGATCGTCGCTGGCGCAATGTGCCCGCGGTCGTCAACAGGCGGGTCCATGCGGTCGATGCGGACGTCTTCACGCGCGCTGGCCCGCGCATCGCGCTTGCGCTGAGCCTGGCCTCCCGAATAATCTCCCGCGGTTGA
- a CDS encoding M28 family peptidase yields the protein MKKAFVLVSLSLLAALVFSNRELTASNIRRHVEHLASPALAGRFAPSEGSYKASLYVAEEFKKAGLKPMGNVEGGYLYEFNLAPRSIPSPDSSFAVNSRGEWKSVAGTDFVPVGFTVQEPVEGECVFVGSGIVNDEQDDYAGIDVNGKIAVILRTAPGRAGQTNLRNRARVANEKGAKGAIFVDVGTGSFAAFQRGSALLPAIMARASAFESSEWQEAFKAGKGTPPAIRVRFHAKVETKTDKAHNVVGMLEGSDPKLKDEVIVIGAHHDHLGYGETGAMDFGNTDAHLGADDNASGTSVMIELAHTLAAQTPPLKRSVLFMAFNAEELGLVGSARYVANPTVPVEKMVAMINLDMVGRLKRDMVLVGGVGTSPDWRSIVDKANSEGLQFRYDEAGLGPSDHSSFFQKNIPVLFFFTGLHDDYHRASDTPDKVNYDGAARIAKVTKNVVVALDERKEKLAFNKTSGFLTDLMWSGGSQEASRQPEPQPTAGRAGSRVRIGFVPDYGDGGGQGLLLSGVSDNSPAERAGLKAGDRVIELAGTKITGIEDLAEAFQGLSPGKAIKVKIIREGKTLEIDLTPEAPGA from the coding sequence ATGAAAAAAGCTTTTGTGCTTGTTTCTCTTAGTTTGCTCGCCGCGCTCGTATTTTCCAATCGCGAGCTGACGGCGTCCAACATCCGTCGGCACGTCGAGCATCTGGCTTCGCCGGCTTTGGCCGGTCGCTTTGCGCCGTCCGAGGGTTCCTACAAGGCGTCGCTCTACGTTGCCGAGGAGTTCAAGAAGGCGGGCCTAAAGCCAATGGGCAACGTCGAGGGCGGCTATCTCTACGAGTTCAACTTGGCGCCTCGGAGCATCCCTAGCCCAGACAGTTCGTTTGCCGTTAACAGCAGAGGGGAGTGGAAGAGCGTTGCAGGCACGGATTTTGTGCCTGTCGGCTTTACCGTGCAGGAGCCTGTGGAAGGCGAGTGCGTCTTCGTCGGATCGGGCATTGTGAACGACGAGCAGGACGACTATGCCGGAATCGACGTGAACGGGAAGATCGCTGTTATTCTGCGAACTGCGCCGGGACGGGCGGGACAGACCAATCTAAGAAACCGGGCCAGAGTTGCAAACGAAAAGGGCGCCAAGGGCGCGATCTTTGTGGATGTCGGCACAGGCAGTTTTGCGGCCTTCCAGCGCGGCTCTGCGTTGTTGCCTGCGATCATGGCCCGAGCCTCTGCGTTCGAATCGTCCGAGTGGCAGGAGGCGTTCAAGGCGGGCAAGGGAACTCCGCCAGCAATACGAGTTCGGTTTCATGCCAAGGTGGAGACTAAGACCGACAAGGCGCACAATGTGGTCGGGATGTTGGAAGGGAGCGATCCGAAGCTGAAAGACGAGGTGATTGTGATCGGAGCGCACCACGATCACTTGGGATACGGCGAGACGGGCGCAATGGATTTTGGCAACACCGACGCCCATCTGGGCGCCGACGACAACGCTTCGGGCACCTCTGTCATGATCGAGCTGGCGCATACGCTGGCCGCCCAAACCCCGCCGTTGAAGAGGAGCGTGCTCTTTATGGCCTTTAACGCGGAGGAGTTGGGGTTGGTGGGTTCTGCGCGCTATGTCGCCAATCCGACCGTGCCGGTCGAGAAGATGGTAGCCATGATCAACTTAGACATGGTCGGTCGTTTGAAGCGAGACATGGTGTTGGTGGGCGGCGTCGGAACGTCTCCCGATTGGCGCAGCATCGTTGACAAAGCCAATAGCGAAGGTCTGCAATTTCGCTATGACGAAGCCGGACTTGGGCCGAGCGATCACTCGAGTTTCTTCCAGAAGAACATCCCCGTGCTCTTCTTCTTCACCGGGTTGCACGACGATTACCATCGCGCAAGCGATACGCCGGACAAGGTGAATTACGACGGCGCCGCACGCATTGCCAAGGTAACCAAGAACGTAGTCGTCGCCTTGGACGAGCGCAAAGAGAAGCTCGCATTCAACAAGACGTCCGGATTCTTGACCGACCTGATGTGGTCGGGCGGCAGTCAGGAAGCCTCGCGACAACCAGAACCTCAACCGACGGCCGGTCGAGCAGGTTCGCGAGTCAGAATCGGCTTTGTGCCGGACTATGGCGATGGCGGCGGTCAGGGTCTGCTGTTGTCGGGCGTATCGGACAACTCTCCTGCCGAGCGAGCAGGATTGAAGGCGGGCGATCGGGTGATCGAGTTGGCCGGTACTAAGATTACAGGCATCGAGGATTTGGCCGAAGCGTTTCAGGGCTTATCGCCAGGAAAGGCGATCAAGGTCAAGATTATTCGCGAAGGCAAAACCTTAGAGATCGATCTGACGCCCGAAGCGCCGGGGGCATGA
- a CDS encoding rhamnulokinase: MGSAIAVDLGAESGRVCLVGFDGGQARLQQVARFVNQPVFVAGSLHWDALRLFYDVSEGIRKAQSIELADSVGVDGWGVDYGLIDPKGKLIGNPYHYRDERTVKTFDRVVETLGRERIYRQTGIQLMRINTLYQLAADPPQPDSRLLFMSDLMNYWLSGIAANERTIASTSQCYSPDGKPCSELLRAVGVDPAIFPETKQPASILGRSVEFGLDVALPAGHDTACAVAAAPIAADDAYISCGTWALVGIETERPVINDDALNANVTNEAGAFGTNRLLRNVMGLWLLQRLKSESGIEYDSLLSGAEACCQTAPLIDPDHPSLLAPSSMIEAINRLNGTMHGPDVLAATILKSLALRFRWTIDRLEKLTSRRLASIRMVGGGSKNELLCQWTANATGRPVFAGPSEATAIGNGLLQHAALGRLNSLAEIRSIVTNSFPAREYSPMNGDLWETEHEKFLDIAVGGD, translated from the coding sequence GTGGGGAGCGCAATCGCCGTCGATCTGGGGGCCGAGAGCGGTCGAGTCTGTCTTGTGGGGTTTGACGGCGGTCAGGCTCGATTGCAACAGGTCGCCCGTTTCGTCAATCAGCCCGTCTTTGTTGCCGGATCGCTCCATTGGGACGCGCTGCGCCTGTTTTACGATGTTTCGGAGGGTATCCGAAAGGCACAATCGATCGAGTTGGCCGATTCGGTCGGCGTTGACGGATGGGGCGTCGATTACGGTCTGATCGATCCAAAGGGCAAACTGATCGGCAACCCCTATCACTATCGAGACGAAAGAACGGTCAAGACCTTTGACAGGGTCGTGGAAACGCTCGGACGAGAGAGAATCTACCGCCAAACGGGTATCCAACTCATGCGGATCAACACCCTCTATCAATTGGCCGCCGATCCGCCACAACCCGATTCCCGCCTGCTCTTCATGAGCGATCTGATGAACTATTGGCTATCTGGAATAGCGGCAAACGAAAGAACCATTGCCTCGACAAGCCAGTGCTACAGCCCAGATGGAAAACCATGCTCAGAATTGCTTAGAGCCGTCGGCGTCGATCCGGCGATCTTCCCAGAAACCAAGCAGCCCGCATCGATCCTTGGTAGGAGCGTCGAGTTTGGCTTGGACGTTGCCTTGCCCGCCGGACACGATACGGCCTGCGCCGTGGCCGCCGCCCCGATAGCGGCGGACGATGCCTACATCAGTTGCGGCACCTGGGCGCTGGTCGGCATCGAAACCGAGCGTCCTGTGATCAACGACGATGCGCTAAACGCTAACGTTACCAACGAAGCGGGCGCGTTTGGGACGAATCGGCTGCTGCGAAATGTCATGGGTCTATGGCTGTTGCAGCGGCTGAAGTCGGAATCGGGAATCGAGTACGACTCGTTGCTCTCCGGCGCAGAAGCCTGCTGCCAGACCGCTCCGTTGATCGATCCCGACCATCCCTCCTTGCTCGCGCCCAGTTCTATGATTGAGGCGATCAACCGTCTGAATGGCACGATGCACGGGCCGGATGTCTTAGCCGCAACGATCCTTAAGAGCCTCGCGCTTCGATTCAGATGGACGATCGATAGGCTCGAAAAGCTGACGAGCCGCAGGCTGGCTTCCATACGAATGGTCGGCGGCGGCAGCAAGAACGAGCTGCTTTGCCAATGGACGGCTAACGCGACCGGTCGTCCGGTATTTGCCGGTCCGTCGGAAGCCACGGCGATCGGCAACGGACTCTTGCAGCACGCTGCGCTCGGGCGACTGAACTCGCTCGCCGAAATCCGAAGCATTGTAACGAACTCCTTCCCAGCAAGGGAATACTCGCCGATGAACGGCGACCTTTGGGAGACGGAGCATGAGAAGTTTCTGGACATAGCGGTGGGCGGCGATTAA